The nucleotide window TTTGTTGTCAATAAtgaatattgttttcaaataatatttaaaaatcgaGTGTAAGGAAGATGCAGTTTCAGTTTCGATGCATTTTTAGTGTATATCGGGCGGTGAAACCTAGGTAATTCTTTTACTACTAAGTTTTCGGTCGAAatgttgtattattattattattattattattattctatacTTGAAGACAAATATAACTAAACGAACGTGTCTCATTATGCATGTATtacacatgtatgtgtatacctatatagacatattatatacatacatgtagaTATACATCGTGTACATCTGGttgaagcgaaaaaaaaaaatttttccgaatgAACCACAATACTCGAGAGCGGTTGGCACTTAATCTGTCGAAATTATACTAACGCCAAAATCTGATTTGAACTCATCTTctgtataaatattcatactacgccaaggagaaaaagaagatcTTTATTTGacaaagaattaaaaataccACTTATTACAGTTCCAAAGGTAATGAAGTTTTGTCGATTTATTATATCATATAACtagttgaaataattaatgatttGCTTCCAGGTGTTTCTCTGCAGTGAGTTTTGGAACaccatattatatattgtaaatttttggaGCTATTGCAAGTACAGGTTGCATACTACTTTTGAATATCAAGATACAATTTTCGGACTGTAGTGCAAtttgatttggaaaaaaaagtttttactttAATCTCaatgtacatataaatacataacaCTATGCTTTGTGTATGTCTAGTTCTAATCTGTACCTTTTATCACGTAGCCTTACAAAATTATAGGTGGTATGTACTTTAAAGCATTTTTTTACCCCATTCTGATCTCATTATACGAGtttttttagttgaataaacggtgtatttataaaatatagcCATGATcggtttattttcattttcagagtCACCTCTCTGGGTGCAGCGCTAATAACAAATTATCGAATATTCTTTGCAAAATTGGTTTCACCGTCACAATTACAATAACCGTTAAAATGTAGCATCTTCCCTTCCCATGTACCGTGGCGATTTCCAAAGCAAAACCGAAAGCGTCAAGCTAAGACACCCGTCgtagaaaagttttttttttactttccttCCTCTATGTTATTGGAACTGTCGGTGCAACAGCTACGATGGTATTATGATATGCCACAGTCTCGGCCGCACACATCACACTTATGTAATTGAGAATATTAagtaagagagaaagaaaaagcagAATGtcagtgaaaataattcgCTGAAACTGCAAAACGAGTTTATCTGTGTTGTCAACATCATGCTATTGAAAAGCGATCACaggaaaaaaggaataataatTGGCAATAACAATAAGTAGGACATTTTTGTACTTGTTGGCAATTCATCTGAGAATTATTAGAATCATGTTAAACTAGGTATAATGATGCAAAAGTTTTTGTAGCATTTGAGAAATTTGCCATCTAAGTCTAGTTTTAATCTGTTGAGTGTTCTTCCGGTGTGCTTCGGCAGTGTCGTGGAATTCCTGCAACGCCTAAAATTAtgtaaacttaaaaaaaagtcCGTTAgtattatttaaatgaaatccTAGAATCGCAACTCGAATTATTGGAATAAACGGTTACACGCGCGATTAAGATCGTGATTAAATTTATAACTGCAAAGCTTGCACTTTCGGCACTGGGAGTTGCCTAAATTGGAAATTGTTACGAGGTATGAAAATTTCCACAGCACATCTTCAACTgataatgaaatttcattatttttcccaaTTTAATCTGAACAacttaaattatttctactaTTTCGagatttggaaaattataacaaaactTGCAAGGTCGCTAGATGAATAACGCGATGTCatacaacaaattttttataaaatttcatgtgATTTGAAAGAAAGTCGTAGAGTAATGaccgattttttgtttttcaattctggTTGTTGTCGTATGGTGACTAACAATTGGAAGCGTCATGATGCACATTGttatcaaaaaacaaaaaatatttagccAAGCAAAGTTTAACTAAGTAGGCAAAGTAATGTCTTTGAAATTCAGGAACTTTGGtgcaaatgattttttctaaCTAAATCTATATGGTAGCTTCATAGAACTCATTCTCTATTAGCTTGTATGTATTTGTAATCTGAGCACAATGTAGGATGGCAGAACAAAGGTTGAGCGTAATCGCAAACACTTGAAAATAAGTATATTACAACAGAGTCAGATTTATTAATTCTTTTCACATATTTCTGTACAtaaaacattatattattgtaattgccAACAGTGGATGACATACAACAGGTATTTCGATTATTCTATGAATGAATCTGCCGAAAGCATGACATAACATCTTGTTCGCTGAATCACGCACTATTTGAGCAGAGTCAATGATAgtgtattttatacaattaagTAATTAACTTAATGAgcaaacattttgaaaataatgatttttgagcttcagtgaaaaataatcgactacattgagtgaaaaaactgtgcacaataagaaaaatgtatgTCAGTCAATGGCAGATGCAGACTTACAAGAGATGAAGTGGCTAGCCGCAGCATTAATGAATAACTGTCACAACATTTACCTGTAACTGGTAATAATGGGTAAGTAATTGCACTTTAGGCGAAAACAGTAATTGTAGACAAAATCTTCGTACTTCCATCACTGGTAATCCTCATCAGTAGATCGATTTGGatgtttattcatttcacaCAGCTCATTCTGATTGTGAACTTCCTGTTGAGTTCAACAGCTGTTTAGTTCTTTTGGTTAGTTAAGATGTTAACCATACCCTAAAGACAGTATTGTTGACCTTATTGTAGTTCGACCTCAGTAAGCTTAGAGGCATATGACTATTGCGACGGTCATCTCGGTTTAAATCAAGTCTATCCCTGACCCAAACATTTCACCAATGACtgatcaatatttttgatattatttcGACCATGTAGAACGAATgattaaaattactttcacAGAATAGGTACTCTGAAGTTTGAAGACAAACTCTCAGTTATTTCTCTGCTTCTTCCAGTACCAAAAAATTCCCGTGTTTCCCTATAACTGCTTATGCAGTTTTAGTTTCACATATAATATGGTTCTTGAATAGAATCTATATAAAATAGGTACGCTTTTGTATTCAGATTGAGTCATGGTTGATACATTTAGGCTCATACAAGATGTCAGGAGTAAGCTGAACTTGAAATTATTAGGCTTTTGTCGAAGATGGCACGACAGATAAGATAACGCCAGGTTACCTGCATCACGAAATATCAGAATTGACTTCTCAGGGTACTTTTTAATAGTGTCGTAATAGTTGAAACTTACTTGCTGAATGATATCCATCATAGACTGTGAACTGTTGGTCTGATAGAACTCGTTGATTTCTCTTGGAATGCAAAAAGTGCTTGCGTCATTAGGTTGAATTGCAACATTTTCACCAATAAGGCGAAACTCTGGGGGATTGAAAATGGGTCCATTAAGTTCTTCCTTCATGAATAGCAGGGTCTTTGTGCTACCTGGGACGTACGGActaaaatcgattattttgaCATGATCTTTTTTGTGACGAATCACATCAAATACATCTGGAAAGATAAAGGCTTCATTGTAATTGCAACGTAGAGAGAAGTCACACAAACTTCTGTATGATAACTTGAACTGCTGGAGAAGAAGCTCAAAAAATCACTTCAATGTTTTGCACCTAAACCAAATACTCATCTATGCGCACCATACTTGgcaaaaataatttgcttataattttatttatgctAGCAGTTTAGTTTACATCTATAAAAGTCTGTGATAATTAGTAGCTTTACAAGGAAAGAATGAAAgcagattttactcaaaaccACAGGAAAAGAGGGACACATTAAGTtttgcggtgaaaaaaaataaataaaaaatacccatacctattgtattttttactataaatGTAGCACATCTTAGGCTGCACACAGTGGTTTTCATTAATTTAGGACGAAATTCTGCATTTTACAagtatattttaccaaaacaCATAATATGTCCCtctttttcaacagttttgaGTAGAATCtacacttttattttctattatgtATTTATAGTCATTCAAGGTGGACTGCTGTCTATACTTACAATTTGTCAATGATTCAAATCTCTTCTTTATCCGTTCATGGAATAAACTCTTAATATCCTGGCGTATGTCATACTTCTCCGTTTCGATATACAGATAATATTGCGATAGGTCTCGCTGACAAATtcctgaaataatttgaaatacttATCGGCTGCAGAAGGGACAAATCATCAAAGTTGCTCTGTCCAAAATTTTAACAGTGGCTATTTATTACAATCTTCACGATTATATAAAATAGAAGTTAATCATTATATGTAATACATCGATTACCAACAAGCTCGCCATTTATCACAAAGCAACGAAACTCTGCACAGGGATTTATTTCACGCCATTTCTTCAAGACCAGGCAGGGTGGCACATTCACCTTCTTATCCTTTAAGGATTGTAGCTGATTCAGGTCTTTTACCAATCGATCTGAACTTTTGAGCAATAGATAGATTTCTTCCAAGGTTGTGCATCTTAGTGTTTTTGTAGGGGCAACCCATGCTGCATCCTTCAAAAGTCACCAAACTGCTATATTTCACTACAGATTTGATCAATTACACCTTTAGGGCCTgctattttgttacattattttttcttcaaaaattacCAATAGCGAAACGGATATCAATCTCTGGCTGTCAGACAGACATGCAGTGCTTTTTCAACGGATGTAACTGGTACCTATTCTAGTTGGATATACAGGCTCATTTATTCGTTGCTCAACGCTAGACCCAAGTGAGAGAGAAAACCGCTTACGCAGGTGCCAGGTTGAAAGGCTACATCAATTGCACTCTGTGTTTAGCAACGAACAAATCACCCTACAGACCATAAAACTAGCTTAGTTTCTACTTCATCTCATTTACCGCTACTGCATAGAGTATTTCGTTTGGGAATGGAAAAAGCCCACTCACCAAAGGTGCGCTCCAGTTCAATTTAACAAACACTGCACCAAATTCGTTAAGGACATCCTTAATTTGATTGCTGAACATCGGATAAGACGGCTCGCTTAAATCCTGTAACAACATATTATTCATACATTTATTAGTAAAGATGATGGAAACACAGATCGGCAAGATGGCCTGATGTGATAGGTTTCCTTGAAACGAGCCAGTCTTTAGATGCAGTTAAAGATAGCACAAGTCCGAGAGGATGCAATCAGACTCACATTCGTGAATTGTGCTTGGTCTAGGTGAACGTCGTCGTTGTCATTCGGTAGTACCAAAGTACCGTCGGACCATCTCGAGCTGCatgatttcgaataatttcgcGCCTCTACAGGTAATCGAAACGACTCATGCTCCAGGTACGCCATAACCTCATCTGGTATCGGGACGGTGACAGCCTCCAATGACTCTTTGCCGAACAACGGATACCAAACGCTAAACGAACACTCGGCAATCATTTTCTATAGACAATCTCCGATAGAAATGGAAGTTTTCGGATCAGTCGTTAGATCTAGGAAGGGTAGAGGCACGATGTAATATTATTACCAACAAATTCAGACGATACATAGACGAGCAGTTCTTAAGGTTTTCGCGTTCTGGGGTACTGAGTTAGTTCGGTACCCCAGTAGTCTGAGGCGCTGGCGTCACCGTGTCGTTGTATTGTAACATCCGACCGGAATgtccgtatgttttatcgactattatGACTGCATGTCACTTTTATCAACCaaccaaactcgaagtacgagaatcttgtaaccataagGTATTAAAACCactgtctaactatttggaatatccctagatggaaataCCTATGACATTCACTAACCAAAgcttaaaaaccatgttacgagatcttcgcACTACAAAgagctataatattattatacgttattatatatcactatcatattaacaccataattaactaacaccattatatacaattattcTATAACACTCGacaatgccatttgtgcaATTCGACACTGAGAGTTACACTATAAGCAACTTACGCTATACCACATAGCCTGGAGTATAAAAGACTGTAAAACCCTAGATAAATGTATGaccaatataatgtaaagatagcactgctgcaataATCCATAAAACCAGAGACTGCAAAACCTTCGAAACCGTGAATACTAATTATCCAGCATGAATTATACTTTCCTCCGTAACGCCGTATTGTAGACAACACGCGCAGGTTTTGTAGCCatgcagatctccaatgtgga belongs to Neodiprion lecontei isolate iyNeoLeco1 chromosome 5, iyNeoLeco1.1, whole genome shotgun sequence and includes:
- the LOC107222687 gene encoding cell division cycle protein 123 homolog isoform X3; the protein is MIAECSFSVWYPLFGKESLEAVTVPIPDEVMAYLEHESFRLPVEARNYSKSCSSRWSDGTLVLPNDNDDVHLDQAQFTNDLSEPSYPMFSNQIKDVLNEFGAVFVKLNWSAPLDAAWVAPTKTLRCTTLEEIYLLLKSSDRLVKDLNQLQSLKDKKVNVPPCLVLKKWREINPCAEFRCFVINGELVGICQRDLSQYYLYIETEKYDIRQDIKSLFHERIKKRFESLTNYVFDVIRHKKDHVKIIDFSPYVPGSTKTLLFMKEELNGPIFNPPEFRLIGENVAIQPNDASTFCIPREINEFYQTNSSQSMMDIIQQILFKNHIICETKTA
- the LOC107222687 gene encoding cell division cycle protein 123 homolog isoform X1, which gives rise to MIAECSFSVWYPLFGKESLEAVTVPIPDEVMAYLEHESFRLPVEARNYSKSCSSRWSDGTLVLPNDNDDVHLDQAQFTNDLSEPSYPMFSNQIKDVLNEFGAVFVKLNWSAPLDAAWVAPTKTLRCTTLEEIYLLLKSSDRLVKDLNQLQSLKDKKVNVPPCLVLKKWREINPCAEFRCFVINGELVGICQRDLSQYYLYIETEKYDIRQDIKSLFHERIKKRFESLTNYVFDVIRHKKDHVKIIDFSPYVPGSTKTLLFMKEELNGPIFNPPEFRLIGENVAIQPNDASTFCIPREINEFYQTNSSQSMMDIIQQEVHNQNELCEMNKHPNRSTDEDYQ
- the LOC107222687 gene encoding cell division cycle protein 123 homolog isoform X4, producing the protein MIAECSFSVWYPLFGKESLEAVTVPIPDEVMAYLEHESFRLPVEARNYSKSCSSRWSDGTLVLPNDNDDVHLDQAQFTNDLSEPSYPMFSNQIKDVLNEFGAVFVKLNWSAPLDAAWVAPTKTLRCTTLEEIYLLLKSSDRLVKDLNQLQSLKDKKVNVPPCLVLKKWREINPCAEFRCFVINGELVGICQRDLSQYYLYIETEKYDIRQDIKSLFHERIKKRFESLTNYVFDVIRHKKDHVKIIDFSPYVPGSTKTLLFMKEELNGPIFNPPEFRLIGENVAIQPNDASTFCIPREINEFYQTNSSQSMMDIIQQGMVNILTNQKN
- the LOC107222687 gene encoding cell division cycle protein 123 homolog isoform X2, which codes for MIAECSFSVWYPLFGKESLEAVTVPIPDEVMAYLEHESFRLPVEARNYSKSCSSRWSDGTLVLPNDNDDVHLDQAQFTNDLSEPSYPMFSNQIKDVLNEFGAVFVKLNWSAPLDAAWVAPTKTLRCTTLEEIYLLLKSSDRLVKDLNQLQSLKDKKVNVPPCLVLKKWREINPCAEFRCFVINGELVGICQRDLSQYYLYIETEKYDIRQDIKSLFHERIKKRFESLTNYVFDVIRHKKDHVKIIDFSPYVPGSTKTLLFMKEELNGPIFNPPEFRLIGENVAIQPNDASTFCIPREINEFYQTNSSQSMMDIIQQVTWRYLICRAIFDKSLIISSSAYS